From the genome of Bacteroidota bacterium:
AAGGATGGAAAGATTCCGTTTTTGAAACCCATTTCCTGCCATTTGTATCCCGTGCGGCTGAAAGACATGGCCTTGATGGAGATGGAAGCGATCAATTACGACCGATGGGACATTTGTAATGCCGCATGCAAGCTTGGAAGGCAGCTCAAGATGCCGGTGTACAAATTCTTGAAGGGTCCACTGACGCGTAAATTCGGCGAGGATTTTTATGCCAAAATGTGCGAGACCTTTGAGGCTTACGAGGCTGCCGAAAAAGAATGAGCCGTATGCGGATCAGTTGCGGTCGCGGCCACGGATACTCCCGTTGGTGACTGCATTGGGGTCAAAGGTCACGTAAAGTGTGAGCATCAAGCTTTGCATTTTGTCTTTTCCTTTGCGCAAGCCGATTTGACCCACATTGTCCAAGTAGTCAGATGTGGTTGGGCGGTAGGTGTATTCGAGGCCAAGGAGCAATATCGGATGAACGGGGACTTCAATGCCGGCACTCAAAGGAAATGCTGCAGTCATGGAGCCATAGGTTTCGCCTTCGTTGCGGGTTGCAAAATTGTCGATCAAATTGTTGCCTTCGCCGTCTTTGGGTGAATACCCCAACATACCTACACCTGCACTGATGTGCGGATGCACGGGTGCCTCACGCAGGAACCTTGCCTTCAAACGCAGGTCGAGGAAAAAAAAGGGAGTCTGCACGAATGTATTGGGTTGTACACCCTCCACCGGTTCCAAATCGCGATCCTGCGCCACAATTCGGCCAAAACCGACATTCAGTTGGGGCGAAAGCAATTTTTGGGAGGCGAATTGCAGCGAAAGGGCAGCGCCCGGTGAGAATCGTTCCCAAGAACCGCCCGTGCTGTTCAAGTCCCCGACATAAGTTGTGCCCTGCAATCCCATTCCCAGCCGCAATGGACTTTGCGGACCTTGCTGCGCCGACAGCAAGGCCATCATGCACATCATCACGGTGAGACTGATCAGCTTTTTCATTGATTCAAATATAAGGGTTCATCGGTCAGAAATGAAGTGCAAATCACTGCCCCTCCTTGAAATTCCTTCAGAAGACCAACCACTCCAACAAACCATAGATCGCAGCCGCGGCCAGAAAAATGAAGATATAGACAAACTCTTGGGCAAATCGCGGTTTTTTCTCGCGTTGCTCATCGTCTTCGGAAGGATCCATCAAACCCATAGTGCATACATTTTGGGATGTTTTAAGCCCAAGAATGGACAAATTTAGCCTTTCTCCATTCTTCATCCATTCGAATTTCTAAACCAAATCAGCGAATACTGCCTTTTTGAATTTCGAGTTACAAATCAGGTCCAATTCAACGGCTGACATTGAGGTGCTTAGTCCTTCGTTTTGCAGTTTTTCTCCCAGTAAGCACGGGCTTCCAGGTCACCCAATTCCGACGCCTGCAAAAAGTCGGCACAGGAGCCTGATTTGTCTTTCAAGTGCATTTTGGCAGCACCACGAAAGCGATAGGCCTCCGCAAAACCTGGATTCAGTCGAATCGACGTGCTGTATGCGGCAACGGCATCTGCAATGCGGTCCAGTTTTGCCAAGGCATGCCCCCTCAAAAAGTACATTTCGGGATGGTGGGGATTGAGCCGGATGGCCGCATCGTAATCGGCCAATGCCTTTTCAAATTCCCCCAACGTAGCAAACACGCCTGCACGATCCATCAAATATCCTGGCGCATTCACCTCCAAACCAATACATTTTCCAAGATCACGCAAGGCGGGATAATAATCCTTTTGCTCGATGAAGGTCAATGCACGGTTGTACCAAGCCGCGACAAATTCGGGAAAAATGCGAATCGCCTCTCCATAAGCCAACAAGGCGCCTTTGCGGTCGCCCAATTTCACCAGGCAATTGCCTCTCAGCAGGTAATTGTCGGGGTCTTCGGGCAACAAGGCGATGGCCAAATCCACATCGGCCAATGCTGCGGGATGGTCACCGAGCGCTCGCAATGAAAGCGCACGTGCATGCAGGAGGTCCGCATTGTCAGGGAGCAGGCCGATGGCGCGACCAAGGTCATGGACAGCCGTTTTGTGGTCACCGACCTCTGCAGCAATGATGCCGCGGTTGTACCAAGCCGTCGCATTGCTCGGTTGCTGTTGCAAAACCAAACTCAAATCCTGCAATGCAGCTTCGATTTGTCCTGCTTCATAAGCGGTCCAAAGCCCTTTGCTGCAGTTCTGTGACTGAAATCATGGCGCAAAGGTAGGGATTCCAATTTTATTGGCCCCAATTGCCTCCCGCGCAACAATTGGCGGAATGAGAATTTTGGTCCGTCGATTGGGTTACATTTCCTAAATTGTGGCATTCAACCCAACATGAAGGGCGCACCCACAGAACAAGAATTGCTGCAAGGCCTCCGATTAGGGCAGCCTGATGCTTTCAAGCGCCTTTATCAGCAGCATTATCCTATGGTGCGGTATTTGGTGGTGCAAAATTCGGGTTCCAATGAAGAGGCAGACGATGTCTTTCAAGATGGATTGTTGGTGTTGATCGGAAAACTGCGTTTACCCGAATTCCATTTGACTGCCTCCCTGAAGACTTATCTATATTCGGTGTGCAGGAATTTGTGGTTGAAGCGGTTGAAGGACAAGGGAAAGACCAAGTTGATCGATTTCGAAACGCCCGTTGAAGTTGTGGAAGATTCGCCGGAGGAATCCAATGAACCCATCCTTCAGAATTTGCGGGATTGCCTGGAAACGATTGGCGATTCCTGCCGCAAAATTCTGGAGCGATTCTATTATTTTAAGATGAGTATGGAAGAAATCGCTGCCGAATTGGGCTACACCAATGCGGAGAATGTGAAAAATCAGAAGTACAAATGCATTTTGCGTTTGCGTAAGCTCATGGTTGAGAAAGGGAATCAGCAGTAGATGGAATTGCAGGAACAAGATATCGTCCTGTTGGAAGCCTATCTCGCCGGAGAGTTGGAAGGGGAGGCTTTGCTTGATTGTGAAGCGCGATTGAAGCGCGAGCCGGAGCTTGCCGAGACCTTGGCGATGCTGCGCGCGATGCATACCGCCACGGCCCAAACGGCCAAGGTTGGACTGCAACAAGAAATGAAAGCTGCCAAAGCAGCGGCCCTTGCCGCAGGGATGGATACCTATACGCCATCCGTCAATGCGCCCAAAACCAGGAGTTTTCTCGGCAGTTTGATGCGTTTCCTGATCAAACTCGGCATCACTCTCGGTATCGGCTGGGCGGTATGGAAATTTGTGCTGCATGAAAAATGGCCGCCACAAATCGGGCAGACGACAATAAAAGTGGATTCAAGCACCACAAAAACGAGTACCAAAACCATCAGACGAGATACGATTCGCTCAAGCAAACGGGTGCCCAAGCAAAATGGGACACCCTCCGAAATACTTAAATAAGGGTCTTTCCTCGTTTCCTCCGTCACCACAAGCGATGGAGTTGCAGATTTTGTTGGGCTCATACATTTAAGGTTTGGATGGGTGCGTCAGGGCTTCTGAAATTTTGCAGCCTCCATTCGGAGAATTGTAAATTTTTTCTAATTTCGGATTCTCAATAATTCATTACCAAACTCAAAAACATGAAAAAATTTAAAACGTACGCGATGGTGTCTGTATTGGCGCTCGTGGCTTTCTTTATGATTGCCGCTCGTAGCACTGAATCCACCGAACCACAGCGTAAGGAGCAAGGTGTTGCCGTTCAGGGAAATCCCGGCAGCATCACAGCAAATGAAATGGCAGCTCCTGCTGTAGCCGACAAATCTTCGGAGATTGCTGGAACTGCAACCCAAACCATCAAGGTTCCTGTTGATCACAAAGCCTCCCTCAAGGAGAAAGTGGCTGCCAAGATTGTCGCTAAAATGGTCAAGAAAGAAATGCGCAAAGCCGAGATTGGCAAAACCACAGGCGGTAAAAGTCAATTGGTGGCTTTATTGCTTTGTTTTTTTCTTGGCGCACTTGGAATTCATAGATTCTATCTTGGATATACTGGTTTGGGAGTTCTCATGCTTCTAACAGGTGGCCTTTGTGGAATTCTTCTTCTGATTGACTTTATCCGAATCTGCGTAGGAGATTTAGGTCCAAAAGGCGGAGAATACGGAGAAACCCTTTAACTAAGGGTAAGTCTCTTTGTAGTTGAGAAAAATAGGACGTTACCTTGTAACTCCTATTTTTCTTTTGTATCCAATATCAGCAATAGATTCCGATGACGGAAAAGAAGAAACAACAAATTTCTGCAACTCAGGAAAAGAAGCCACGATACAATTGGAATACGCTCAAATGGTGGCTGGTCGCACAGATTATTCCTGCCTGTTTTGTGGTATTTGTTTCCTTCTACCTCCTACAGCACACAAGCATGCCCTTTGAGTTGGCGATTCCGATTTCTGTTGCTTGGGGTGCCTTGGGTGCGACCATCCATTATTTAAGCCTCAAACGCGGCATGAAATTCCGGATGATTTTCACGGCCCTGTTTGCTGTTTTGACGGTGGGAGCAGCCTTTGGCTTGGTGAGAATTTTCGGATATGATTTCTCCAAGCTCAAGGAATGCCCTGTTTGCGGGTTTGTCACGCTATCCGAATCTGGTGAAACCTGTCCGCTGTGTCGCGTCAGGTTTCAGCAAGCAGATGCTGATATTGAGGGTTATGCTTCTTTGGATGAGTACCTTCAGGCCGAGCAAATGATGTTTTTTCTCCCGGATAGCGGATCAAGCAAAGTTGATTTTTTCGGGCCCTGCAATTGCCCGGAGCATTTCCCGAAGTCGGCTACATGGAAGCCGTCGGTCACCGAAGAGGAAGTATTGGAAGTCCGAGCCATGACCTTGCCGGGCAAACCCTAGTCGCTTTCACTGAAGCAAGATTTTAGATCATTCTACAATTCCACGATTGTCGCATCCCAAACCACGAGGTAGCGATGATTGACCACACTCGCGTTCACAAATTTGGTTTTGCCCTGCTGCAATTCGCCGTGTTGCTCGTGAATGTGGCCAAAAACGTGGAGCATGGGCTGCACGCTTTCGACCTTTTTGATCAATTCTTCGCAGCCGACATTGGGGCCACGTTCGACTTTGTCCAAAATCCCAAACGGCGGACCGTGCGTGATGAGAATGTCGGTATCCTGCGGAATTAATTCCCAGTGTTGGGCGATTTCAGCACCGCGCTGCCGGTTGAATGCCCAATCATGGAACCACGGTTGCACCGGCGAACCCCAAATCTTCAACCCTTCGATTTCCGTACCGCTGTCGTTGAGATAGGTGACACCTTCTGGGATCAGTGATTCAAACAGTTCGGGATTCTTATCGGCCAAAAAGTCATGGTTGCCAGCGATGAGCACTTTGTGCGGATGCGGCTGACGGCCAAACCAGTCCAAAAAGGCCATTACTTCCCTTTGCAAACCTTGGCCGGAAAAGTCCCCGGCATGTATCAGAAGGTCGCCTTCGGGCAAACTCAGGGTATTGTGGAGGTTGTGGGTGTCAGAAATGAGAACAATGCGCATGGGTCAATTCAGTTTGGTAAATGTGCCGTAATGCGGTGGTTCGTGAGAACTTGTCACAAGGATCGAATATTGTCCTTCCGGCAATTGGCCGACCGAAAGCTTGATGGGGCTGTTCCCTAGGGTACGTTCGTGCAAAACGATTTTGCCCATGAGGTCACGGACTTGGATCTCCGCGTTTTTCAGGTTCGTTTTGCATTCGATCCAAACATATTCCGAAGTTGGGTTGGGCCAAAGGTGTACGGTTTTCGGGTCTTTAAGGCCTTCCACTGCGTTGGGGGTTCCCAGAAACATGACGCTGTTGCGGGAGTTTTCCTCATCGTCGCGAAACACGAGGTAGGCCGCCGTCGGGTCAAAGGCCCATTGAGGTTCACTCACCGTGTTGTTGTAAACCGATTGGCCGCCCAAAAATTGCCAGTTGCCCGCCACAAATTCGTAGGCGCGTGGTGGTCCGCCAGCTGCGTGATCCACACTTAGGACATAAGCAGTCCCGGCATGGCTGAGTCCCAGCGTTGCAATATCTCCAGTTGTGAATCCTGCCGTACCCATTTGTGTCCATGCGCCAAGGCTGAGTTGTTCTGCTGTGATCCCATCTGCTGTATCGCGTCGCAGCGTGACCATTCCCGTTCCGCTGCCGTCATAGAGCATTTGAAACGAGATGTATTCTTCGTCAGGTTGAGAAAAGGAGGGAAGATTTTGCCATAAGCCATTGACGCGGTGAAGAATTGCATGCGCAGTGGACATCAAAATCAGGGGCTCACCGAGATCATCCAATTCCATGTCGATCAACCTGCCCTCCAGCATTCCATGCGCAAGCCAATTGCCATTGACGGCCTTGGAGAAAATCAAGGTAGAGTCGGTCGGCCCCGCGCGGAATCCGGCGAGCCAGAGCCTACCGTCGGAAGCCACGCGCATTTGCAATCCTTGGATGTTTTGAATGCCGACGAGCCCAGGCATCCATTGCCAGCTGCCATTGTCAAACTGGTAGGTTGCCAAATCGGGTGCAATCGCAAGGCAGGCTGTGCCATCAGGCAAAAATGTCAAGGCGCAATCGTTCACCCCGTTGGTAGGGAGGCCTTGTGTTCCATGATTTTCCCATTCGCTGCCATCAAACCAATCCACAAATACCGCTCCCCCTGAAGTGTAGGCGAGGTACGGATTCCATTGCGGGGAAAGGGCGAGTGCTTGGCTGCTTACGGCATTGTCACTGATGAGTGGATTACCCAAAAACGCCCATTGTGCAGTGGCCCTATTTGCACCGAATGCGAAAAGGATCAAGAATGCAGCATGCACATTGATCAAATTCTGGAGCCGATGAATTATCGTGGACATTGGGTTAAAAATACGGCTTTTCAGCGAAATAGTGCTAGTTTTGAATCAGGTATTCAATTCAAAAGGGGAATGAGGAAATCGCACATTTCAGGCTGGGTGTTCTTGCTGATGCTGGGTTTGATGCAACAAACTTTGGCGCAAGACAGCCTGCGCATCATGGATTACAACCTCCTGCGTTACGGCGCGGCAGGAATTGGCTGTACACCGACTGGTGTTTCGGCACGGAATACATGGATTTCCGGCATTCTGAATCTGGCACGCCCCGATATATTTGGCGTCAATGAAATGGGCCCGGCGGCTGGCCCGACCAGCCCTTCGCATAACCTGCTCATCAACATCCTGCAGCCCATCAACCCAGCTTACCGGGCCGCGACCATTACCTTCAACGGGTTTCAGGACGTGACCAATATGATGTATTACAACAGCGACAAGCTCGGCCTTGCCCAGGAAGCTGTGATTCCAGAGCCGACCCTGAACTTGCGCGACATCAACTACTATAAGTTTTATTACAAGGGTCCCGGGCTCGCGCTGGGAGATACCACATTCATTGAGGTTGTTCAGGTACACCTCCATGCCTCCGATGCCAATACCCGCGCGGTGCAGGCGGAAGCCATCATGCATTTCCTTGACAGTCTCGCAAGGCCCGGCAATTTCATCGTACAGGGCGATTTTAATGGCGATGGTAGCACGGAGCAGGCCTTTCAGAACTTTGTCGCCCATCCCAATGCGGATTGCAAATTGAATGATCTGCTCGGTCTCACCGGCAATTGGCATGGCAATACGAACTGCCGCCCAGCGATGACCCAAGCCACGGACCCCAATCCCAACAATCCTTGCGGATCAGGAGGGGCTTTGGATGATCGTTTTGACCACATTCTTGTTTCCAACAGCATTTTCAACAATACGGACGATGTACGCTACATACCCGGATCCTATTGGGTGCTGGGCAATCCATACGCACCGAATGCGGCAGTTGGCAATACCGTGCTGAACTATATCAAGCTCATGAGCGACCACCATCCGTTGACGATTGACTTGGAGATTTCCAAGGCAGTTTCAAGGGCCGAGCCGCTTGCGGCTGTGGATGTGATGCGCTTGCGCGGCAACCCGGTCGACAGCAAGCTGCGACTCAAGTTGGCGCTAGGTGCATTCGAGGGACGATCCTTGAAGTTGGAAATGACAGGTATCGATGGTAAAGTACTCAAGGATTGGACCTTCGTCGGCCAAGGAAATGCACAGACGATGGAACTGGATATCGCTGAATATGCTGCAGGAGTATATTTCTTGAGGCTGTTGGGAGACGATGTCCTGCTCGATGTCGAAAAGGTGCTCGTCAACCAACATTGATGCGTACCATTCCAAAATTTGTGGCCCAAGGTTGGGCGTGAATATTTCGCTTTTTTTCTTTAGTTTGCTTTCAGTACAATTCTTCTGGTAAATGAAACGCCAATTCATAGTTTTTATAGGCTTGTTGTCGTTGGGTCTCGGACTCACCGCAACACAATTTTTGCGTTCGGATGATGCCCCGGCAGCACAATGGACCAAGGACACGCCCGTTGCAGATGTGCTGAAAGCATTGGGTGAACCTTATCCTGTTACCCATCCGGGTGAAGAATCCGCCGAATTGGCGCAAAAAGGCAAGGAAATTTTCCATACGGGAACTACCGTAGGGCCCGATGGGAAAAACATTCGCCTGCAAAGCCGCCACTTTGTTTGTAGCAACTGTCACAACTCCGCCAAGGAAGATCCGGATTTGCGGGTGAGCGACCCCGATGCCAGATTGGATTTCGTGCTGGCGAATCGTCTTTCCTTCCTTCCGGCCACCACCATGTACGGTACGGTCAATAAAAAGAGCTGGTACAATGGGGATTATCTCCGCAAATACGGCGACTTGGTGCGCCCGGCCTACAACAGTCTGGAATATGCGATCCACCTCTGTGCCACGGTTTGCAGCCAAGGCCGCGACTTCACCGATTGGGAAATGAAGGCCATGTTGGCCTATTATTGGTCCATTGATTACAAGTTGGGTGATTTGAACCTGACCGCCGAAGACTGGAAAAAATTGAAGGCATTCGAAGGCAAAGGTTCCGATCCCACCGCCGCTGAATGGCTCCGCAGCTTCTATCTTTCGGGCTCGCCCGCAACGTTTTTGGAAGCACCTGAGGACAAAAGCAAGGGTTACGAAATCAGCCGCAAGGCCGATGCCGAACGTGGAAAGCTCATTTACAACAACAGCTGTCTGATGTGCCACGACGAGCAGGGTCCGAGCAATTATCTGAAGCTGGACAATGGCGCTGTTTCGCTTGGCATGTTCCGTCAGCACTTGCGCAGCAAGGGCCACCTTTCTTTGTATGAAATCGTGCGCCATGGCACCTACGCCGACACGGGCCACCGCGCCTACATGCCCAACTACACCGCAGAGCGCCTGAGCAATGCGCAGGTCGAGGATTTGCGTGCCTACATCATGCAGGGAGATATCTGACATGGAAATGCGAGCAATTTCATTGCGGACGGCGTTTTTGGGAATGATGCTGGCGTTGTTGCTGAGCGGATGCGTGCATTCTTATCCGCATTCGACGCCGGAAAAGCTGGGCAAGACCGTGTTCAAGATCTTGCAAAAGCAAGATCAAGGTGGGTTTGTCGATGGTCATTCCGACAGAAAAGGATTTGGAAAGTTTCCTTGCAACCGCCGATATGCCCGAGGACGAATTGGCGGCTTTCAAGCAGGAAATGAAGCAAATCATTGCCGAATTTCAGGCATCGGCCGAGCAAGCCTTTCAAAAAGCAAGCGACATGGCCTCCAAAGAAGGCATCGTCCTGTCCAAAGCCAAAATCGGCGAGGTTTCATTCTCCAGCTGGCAAGGCCCTGACAATATGCTCGCCAACATCACCGTGAACTTCAAGTATGGCGATCAAAACCACACTTTGGTCATCGAGGACGCGGGCAAAGTGACAAGCGGCTGGGTTTTGGGCCGAAATGCATTTGAGCTTGCGCCACCACCTCCGCCGGCACTGCCACGATAATCCACTTGAAACACCGCCATGAACCAAACACCCCAAAACTACTTATTGCACAGCTTGCTGCTGTTGGCCCTTTTTGCTGCAATGGCAGGCTGCCGCAAAGTCGACGTCTCTGCGGACGTGATTTGCAAGGCACTTCCTGATAGCCCTGGATGGGGTTGGCGTTATTCGTTTGATACACCTGTTGTGGGTGGTGCCCGCTTCAATCCCAACAATCCGAATGAAATTGTAATCCTTGACTATACTTGGG
Proteins encoded in this window:
- a CDS encoding tetratricopeptide repeat protein; translated protein: MSLVLQQQPSNATAWYNRGIIAAEVGDHKTAVHDLGRAIGLLPDNADLLHARALSLRALGDHPAALADVDLAIALLPEDPDNYLLRGNCLVKLGDRKGALLAYGEAIRIFPEFVAAWYNRALTFIEQKDYYPALRDLGKCIGLEVNAPGYLMDRAGVFATLGEFEKALADYDAAIRLNPHHPEMYFLRGHALAKLDRIADAVAAYSTSIRLNPGFAEAYRFRGAAKMHLKDKSGSCADFLQASELGDLEARAYWEKNCKTKD
- a CDS encoding sigma-70 family RNA polymerase sigma factor; protein product: MKGAPTEQELLQGLRLGQPDAFKRLYQQHYPMVRYLVVQNSGSNEEADDVFQDGLLVLIGKLRLPEFHLTASLKTYLYSVCRNLWLKRLKDKGKTKLIDFETPVEVVEDSPEESNEPILQNLRDCLETIGDSCRKILERFYYFKMSMEEIAAELGYTNAENVKNQKYKCILRLRKLMVEKGNQQ
- a CDS encoding TM2 domain-containing protein, translating into MVKKEMRKAEIGKTTGGKSQLVALLLCFFLGALGIHRFYLGYTGLGVLMLLTGGLCGILLLIDFIRICVGDLGPKGGEYGETL
- a CDS encoding metallophosphatase domain-containing protein; translated protein: MRIVLISDTHNLHNTLSLPEGDLLIHAGDFSGQGLQREVMAFLDWFGRQPHPHKVLIAGNHDFLADKNPELFESLIPEGVTYLNDSGTEIEGLKIWGSPVQPWFHDWAFNRQRGAEIAQHWELIPQDTDILITHGPPFGILDKVERGPNVGCEELIKKVESVQPMLHVFGHIHEQHGELQQGKTKFVNASVVNHRYLVVWDATIVEL
- a CDS encoding T9SS type A sorting domain-containing protein, producing MSTIIHRLQNLINVHAAFLILFAFGANRATAQWAFLGNPLISDNAVSSQALALSPQWNPYLAYTSGGAVFVDWFDGSEWENHGTQGLPTNGVNDCALTFLPDGTACLAIAPDLATYQFDNGSWQWMPGLVGIQNIQGLQMRVASDGRLWLAGFRAGPTDSTLIFSKAVNGNWLAHGMLEGRLIDMELDDLGEPLILMSTAHAILHRVNGLWQNLPSFSQPDEEYISFQMLYDGSGTGMVTLRRDTADGITAEQLSLGAWTQMGTAGFTTGDIATLGLSHAGTAYVLSVDHAAGGPPRAYEFVAGNWQFLGGQSVYNNTVSEPQWAFDPTAAYLVFRDDEENSRNSVMFLGTPNAVEGLKDPKTVHLWPNPTSEYVWIECKTNLKNAEIQVRDLMGKIVLHERTLGNSPIKLSVGQLPEGQYSILVTSSHEPPHYGTFTKLN
- a CDS encoding cytochrome c, encoding MKRQFIVFIGLLSLGLGLTATQFLRSDDAPAAQWTKDTPVADVLKALGEPYPVTHPGEESAELAQKGKEIFHTGTTVGPDGKNIRLQSRHFVCSNCHNSAKEDPDLRVSDPDARLDFVLANRLSFLPATTMYGTVNKKSWYNGDYLRKYGDLVRPAYNSLEYAIHLCATVCSQGRDFTDWEMKAMLAYYWSIDYKLGDLNLTAEDWKKLKAFEGKGSDPTAAEWLRSFYLSGSPATFLEAPEDKSKGYEISRKADAERGKLIYNNSCLMCHDEQGPSNYLKLDNGAVSLGMFRQHLRSKGHLSLYEIVRHGTYADTGHRAYMPNYTAERLSNAQVEDLRAYIMQGDI